One window of Candidatus Mycobacterium wuenschmannii genomic DNA carries:
- the dprA gene encoding DNA-processing protein DprA, producing the protein MTDETQLAWAYLSRVVEPPCAELAALVARVGPVDAAERVRRGTVDDTVARRTEARRDIDRAAIDLELLRRRGGRLITPGDEEWPTLALTAFGGPAVAARPQGRTPLVLWALGPARIDDAAGRAAAIVGTRAATSYGEHVAADLAVGLAERDVAVVSGGAYGIDGAAHRAALSVDGLTVAVLAGGIDILYPAGHSALLHRIATDGLLITEYPPGVRPARHRFLTRNRLVAAFAGASVVVEAGLRSGAANTAAWARALGRVVGAVPGPVTSSVSSGCHALLRTGAELITRADDVVELVGNIGELADEPNSPASPLDGLGEEERRVYEALPGRGTATVDEIAIAAAVDPARVLAPLAMLEIAGLVERRDGCWRIVRRRSQPA; encoded by the coding sequence ATGACCGACGAGACCCAGCTCGCCTGGGCCTACCTGTCGCGGGTCGTCGAGCCACCGTGCGCCGAACTTGCCGCGCTGGTGGCGCGGGTCGGGCCGGTCGACGCGGCCGAGCGGGTGCGACGGGGGACCGTCGACGACACCGTGGCCCGGCGCACCGAAGCCAGGCGCGACATCGACCGTGCCGCAATCGATCTCGAACTGCTGAGGCGCCGCGGCGGACGACTGATCACTCCCGGCGACGAGGAGTGGCCGACACTGGCGTTGACCGCCTTCGGCGGGCCCGCGGTCGCGGCAAGACCGCAGGGCCGAACACCCCTGGTGCTATGGGCGCTGGGACCGGCCCGCATCGACGACGCCGCGGGGCGGGCCGCCGCGATCGTCGGAACCCGTGCGGCAACCAGCTACGGCGAACACGTGGCCGCGGACCTGGCGGTAGGACTGGCCGAGCGCGATGTCGCGGTGGTCTCCGGCGGGGCGTACGGAATCGACGGGGCGGCCCATCGTGCCGCACTGTCGGTCGACGGACTGACCGTGGCGGTGCTGGCCGGTGGCATCGACATTCTCTATCCCGCAGGGCATTCCGCGCTGTTGCATCGCATCGCGACCGACGGGTTGCTGATCACCGAATATCCGCCGGGCGTCCGTCCGGCGCGGCATCGGTTTCTGACGCGCAACCGGTTGGTCGCCGCGTTCGCCGGGGCCTCGGTCGTGGTCGAGGCAGGGCTGCGCAGCGGCGCCGCCAACACCGCCGCCTGGGCCCGGGCGCTCGGACGCGTCGTCGGTGCGGTGCCCGGGCCGGTGACGTCCTCGGTCTCCAGTGGTTGCCATGCGCTGCTGCGCACGGGTGCCGAGCTGATCACTCGAGCCGACGACGTCGTCGAGTTGGTCGGCAACATCGGCGAGTTGGCCGACGAGCCGAACAGTCCGGCGAGCCCGCTCGACGGGCTGGGGGAGGAGGAGCGACGGGTGTACGAGGCGCTGCCCGGCCGCGGGACCGCGACGGTCGACGAGATCGCGATCGCCGCGGCCGTCGATCCCGCTCGCGTCCTGGCCCCGCTGGCGATGCTGGAGATCGCCGGCCTGGTCGAGCGGCGCGACGGCTGCTGGCGGATCGTGCGACGTCGTAGCCAACCGGCCTGA